Part of the Zingiber officinale cultivar Zhangliang chromosome 8A, Zo_v1.1, whole genome shotgun sequence genome, ttatcacATTATCTTTCGTAAATTTAACTAAGAAATCATTTGGGGCTTTTCCGATAGGCCtccattttcaaaataaataaataaatatataatgttCTGTCACCAGATAATTGGGCATCTAAAAAGGTAGGTAGAGATATATTTTGATAAGGGTAATGGGGGCAGCGGTATCTGTGAGACCTTTTTAagccattaattaaatatttaagagTTAAATTTTAACTGTAGTTGTAGGGATTTTTTtccaataaaataataattctaaaaatatttgttaTGTGGATGAGTCTTTTGCAAGCACTCTTAATGTATTTTGATAGttgatgaaaaaattttataagatcgGATCAATCATCTTCATGATTAACTAATTTGAAGTATTAGATATCTGGATTAAAAAACTTACTTATTAAATTtgttttagatatcataatatgACCGAATGGATGAGATAATTTGACACATGGACCAgctcattatttttttattttgataattcATGTATCCATCATTTGGAACTGATTAATCcttgattatcattttttttttttacaaaaatcaaGAAGACGCTCTCTTTTTTCCAATTCATCGtcactttgattttttttataaaaaaagataCATCATCCTATGTAAAATGATATAATTATCATCTAATATTGTTCCTATTAGTATCCCgcctatatttttaatttaaatcctGAATCAATCTGATGCATTGTAGCAATTACGATTTCGTAGCTATTATAGCTACAATAGTTGTAACTTGTAGTTATAACAATTACGATTTCGTAACTGGTAAAACAGTTATAGCTTGTAGTTATAGTAACTATGATTGATACAACACAGGAAATAATCTtaataaaaaagattaaaaattattGGGAGCCTCTAAAAAgactttaaatgatttttttggaTTTAAAACTGAATTATTACAAGTTACACCTAATAACAAATATAAATCTCTAaacaaattttgatttaatttatttgtacATCCTGTGATTCAATCTGAGTCAAAAATTATGACACATCATATCTATTACAATTGTGTATCAACTACATGTTCATAGCTAATACAATGCGTCCCAAGTTCAAGATTTAAATAGGGAATACAGACGAGAGAGAGAATAATATAATTGaggataattaaataattatatataaaagTGGGGTGTCCTTTAAATAAAAAATGGAACACATTTTGTCGATTCCAATCATAAAGACggccttttgattttttttttccttccaatTACCCAAATGAATTTAAACTCGTAATGATTTAATCCATATGGTATTAGATCGTTTGGACTGGTACAATCCCCCCCAAAAAATGAAATGAATACTATAACTTCATTTATCTAATATCATTGCGTAAATCTGATTTAATCATTATATGCTTACATATATTGTGTATTTTTGTTGGAGGTGCCAAATCTTATAATAGTGTATGGATTTCATAATAGATCAACTATAACGCATACCTTTCAGATTTGATAAAAAGATTAACCGTGTCAACGATTTATGATCAACGTGCACTAAAAAAATTCGGAGTATAGATATTGGCTCTCGAGATGACAGCGATTTGAATTAGACCAATTCGGATGAGAATTTATTTTGCAATTTACGTGACTTTATTTGAACTTTAGCACTAAAAAACCTTGATTTAACAAACCATTTTGGTGTGCCTTTTAGACGTCCAAGCGTTTATATCTTGTTTCATAGCTTAACaatatttaatatataataaatattcaaaattttgaaattctctttaaaaaaatcCTAGATTTGAAATCAACATTCATCTTGATGAGAAGtgggaaaaaaataaagcaaaacAAGTATCATTTATTAGTTTATACATTACTTAATAAAATGTTCATTACAATGACAATTAGATGGTGACTAATTGCTGAGACCTATGCATGACAAAATTTGAGGGCAGTTACCAAGAACACGCCGAGATAAATAATAAACGCTTCTTCTGAGCTAGGAATCTCATGTTATGCGATGGTCAAATATGGTGCCATTTAAAACCCAGGCAAAACCGAGAGATCTGCAATTCCGTTTGGTAGTTCTGCAATTCTTTTGAGAATTGCTAATCTGTTATTCTTTATTTTCTCATCCTCCTGTCAGGAATGAGTAGTAGTACAATGAAATTGAAGTTAAAAAAATATCAGCCGTATGCAATAGATACATATTAAGGAACCAGACACAAAAGTAAAGAAAATTTTGACCCGTGTGAAGAATGATGGAATCAGTGTGTGTAGAATGATGGAATCAGTGTACTGACTATctcaagatttaaaattttgattcgtGTCGAGATTTCGGTTTCAGATCGTAACGATACGATTTCGGTGCCGTGTCGATACagtttcgatattttttatttatctatagtaattataagataaatatgtttattgtgtatataaaaataagttgtatattgatttattataagttctcaattattaaataatttaatatagttagaaaaaataattaaaaataattttatttaaatagaattgatatattaataattcaaattaaaatggaagtatctattataataataatattaataataataatacaagatattactttatattaataataattatataaattaactatttattcatttaattaattattaattaaataatatatattttaaataataaaaactatcaagtaaaaaaaatttaaaaaataaaaaaaaatatcagattataaatataatttattagattttttttaaaaaaattttagaatttttaaattttttttaaaaaatttaaatgaaatttaaaataataaaaaatatattagaatataaataagaattattatatatattttaaaatttttaaatgaaaattaaaatattattttttatgaatattaattaataaaatttatttaatttattttaattttaaatatattttttatttattttattaggataatttaattagagttTATAAAAGCCTCTTCAATATCACACATATTCCTTGGGAAttctttaaattaataaaataaaataaataattattaaaaacagAAAAAACGCGCAGTACGCGAGATCGCGCCACGATGGTCGCGGGCGATCCCGCGAGGGGCTTATGGTGGCACCGGAAGCGTCCGACGACCCTGCCGGATGCTTCCGGCACCGCAGACGCCGTCGTGCGCGACGCCTTCGGCGCTGCAGAACGCGTCGCGGGATGTCGCCGGaggcgtcccgcgtctcctccggCACCGCCGAGATGGGGACGCCTCCCATGTCAGTTTCGACCGCCCGACGGAATGGTAAAAATCATTCGTACCAGGTGGCACGAAATGACATTTGTAACCATGATCTCAAGTACTGAAGTGTTGGTCTACCTAAACATACGATTTATGTTGAATAATGGAAAAtagaataataataacaacaactaTTTACAACAATAAACAGTACAAAGAAAGTACTAAATTTCAGCAATGACAACTAAAATGAAACAATATATTAAACCATGATTACCTGATCAAGATTTGTGCATGACAAAGTTCGCTCTTTGGTTTACCAAAGCAATAACTAGGTAGGATTTGGTTTCTAAGGATACAGTTAGCCTAGTGAATGGTTCACTAAAAGTTAAAAGAATTCCCAAAAAAAAAAGACTCAAAATTTGGGCAAAGCAAAATAGCCCAACAAGAAACAGAGAGGCATCAACTATTAGCGGtcaacaacatgcatttgtggaGATAATATGTGGACATTGGTTATCTAGAATTGTCACCGAGAAGGCTATCTCCTAATATGTGGAAGCATGCACCAAGGTCATGACAATTTTTAGCAttacaaaatacaaataaaataaattacttttaatgttaaaataataaaacaatgaaACTTAAACCAGTTTCAACAAATTCATGAAGTGATATGCGGAGATAAAATGTGAATAGAACCAAcaaaaaagaaacaaagaaaaaaaataagtatgATGCATTGAAACAGAAGAATAAAGAAAGATAAACAAGTTAGAGCTTAAAATAGTAGTAACTATGAATGGTGAAAATTTAAGCAATCAAAAATTTTATCTGAAGAAAGTTTCTTTCACCAAATACACATGGCATCCTGTATTTAACAAATATAAGAGATGAAACTTGGTAAAGCAAACTAATCCAAAACTAACTCAATATATAAATCATTCTATCCATTTTCATGCGAAGCCTCTAGGGACTTGGTAAACGAAAGTTATCCAGAACTAACTATATAAGAGATGAAATCGTTTGGACTATATATAACAATTATGGTATGCAACTTTTTAACAAATACACCTAAATAAGTACCTCATAAAGCATAATACCTAGAATCATAACTCTAGAACATCCAAAAGAAAACAGACATAAGCATTTCTTAAGAATATGCatgacaagaagaagaaaatgtaAAAACAATGTTAATAGGAAAAAAATGGTTACCAAGTATCACTTACTTCAATAGCTGACCTGGCAGCTAGACAAGGCCAATTAGCACGCTCTGAGAGCACAGCACGCACAATTTCAGGACTTATGCCCTTATCTACCTGTAAGGAGAAGCATCAAGCATTCACTTAAAAATCAAGGAAAAATTGACCAATAAGGAATAGTCAAGGAAACTAATTTAAATATCCAGACACATCCTTTTTGCAAGAAAAACATACTAGGTTGATCCATACAAGATAATACAAGCCCCCAAAATTGCTTAGAAAGTTTTTagggttttcttttattgttgttATTCTTCTGAAAGCATTATCATTgttacttttatttatttatttttgaaattttgaaatgaatgttAGGTGccatatgtttttaaaaaaaaaaacacgagAAGAGGGATCCAAGCAAAGTTACTCTTATATGGGAAGTttgttttttaataataataacagaAGTCAGGACTCCAAACACCATGCCAGATTAAGTCTGACCCAACTTATCAATGTTGTGTACTACTGGCCAGCAAGTCAGGACTACAACCCAGCTCGAGCATAGACTTTAGTTGGGGGAACACCTGACCTGCCCAATCTTTATTTtcaatattgacaaaactaaaaaaaaaaagacagtctGATGTACAAAACTCCCACTAATGTAGGTCCCAAGAAAAGGTCGAACTATATTGGACCTATTGTATGTAGTCTTACCTTACattttgcaagaggttatttccGTGATTCGCACCCATGACCTCAAGGTGGCATGTCAGCAACTTTACCGTTAAAAAAACTAGGAATATAAAAATTACATAGAACCAAAAAAAGGGAAagctttttttaaaatatattttgatagtTTGAAAGTTAAAATGTTTATTTAGAttattttataagattttttaaaaaaattttagttaaaaaagGACAGCTTGGTACACGAAACTCCCGTCAATACTGGTCTGGGGAAGGGTTTATTATACACAACCTTATCCTACCTTGCAAAAGTTGTTTTCGAGACTCGAACACATGACCTCCAGATCACACGGTAGcaactttaccattgcaccaggctcctttaaaaaaaaaaatcttggtgGCAAAAAGAACACCCAAGACTTGAGCATGCAACATAAATTTGTTGTGTAATTTAAATGCCCATAAATTCCAGATTTTCTGAGCAAATGGATTGCATAACCCTTATATTTTGTACACTCAACTTTTAGATCTCAGTTctacaatttaaattttaaaaattatataaatctaaaataaaattattttgtataatttaaaaatggaAAAATAGATTAGAAAAGTAattataaatttctatggataAAAACCTTTAAACTTCAAAATAAGAAAAAATCCACTTGATTGAATACTCCACTATGATTTCCCTCGTAAATGCTCAGTGCAAATGACACCACTTCACTAAAGCATGAGTGCCTGAGATTGCTCATTTCATAAATGAAAGCCTCATATATTGGATTGAGTATCTACTATGAAGCTCAAGTGGAGTGTGTTTGTAaggtctgtttttttttttttttttttttttgaaaagaggGGAAATTCAAGGGGGAATGATAATAAACTTTTCTTGAAAAAATTATGAAAGTAAGGAGGGTAAATAGTTATTTAGCAATTAATGGACTCATGGACTCAACCTAATGCATGGATTAAAACCTTAGGATTTAGTTGTTATAAGAAGGTGGGGCGGCAGGAAAAAAAAACGTCGCAAGAAAGGGAAGGAAGGAGTCTCGGCGGCAGCAAGGAAGGGAGAGGGGACTTCGACCTTGGAGGGAAGAACAAGCCAACACCAAGTCTCCGAGCACCAATGCACCTCTTAAAACCCTTTCCTTTCCACTCGTTTTGGTCTATTTCGcagcaattttttttctttttcctcagAATTTCTTTCGACTCTTTGGAGCCTGTAGATGCAGCAGATTTTGAGGGATTTCTAGGTCATCCACAGCAGGTTTTTGGAGAGGAATTTGCAGGTTAAGAGCAGCAAGTACTGCTTCCTTTATAGGTATGGGGTTAGGGTTTCCTTTGGATGACTGGTGCAAGGTCCGAAAGTTGACTGTTCGGCGCAAGGGATTTCTGCTCGTTTTCCTTGTTTCGCTTTGGATCCGAGAGATGGTGATCGGATTCTGTGATTTATTATGCCTCCTTGTTAGATTTTGATTCATGGAATAACCGGTTCCTTTGGGTTTCTTGCATTGTCCTTCAAGAGAATTTTCCTGATGCGATTGAAATTTCTATTGTTTTTTTATTTACTGGAGAGATCGAGATTTGATGATTTAGGTAGGGATTTATGATGTTTTGCATCTTCCTACTACTTCCGGAAGTTTAGGACAGATTGTCGATAGATTAAGGTTGTTGGGAGATGCTTTCGCTCTATCATATTGCTTCTGGATTAATGGATAGATTGTTAATGGAATTAGACTATGAAATGAAGATGTAGTGCTCCTTATTATTGATTCCGAGATTTTGGACTGAGTTTTGGTGGACCAAGTTTTGATTGATGAAGCGTTTTgtgttttttctttatttctgccGAATATTCCTGGACAGATTGTGGATAGATGATGTTCTTATTTGCTCCTTCATGTAACCTGGAAGTTGGGTTATTTTGTGGGTGAGTGAAGCTGTGATGGTTTTTCTTGTGTTGCTGGAATTTCGGAACAGTGTTGGGTATGTCGAATTGATTTTGAAGCTGTGCTGGTTTTCTTGTGTTGCTAGAATTTTGGAACAGTGTTGGGTTTGTCGAATTGATTTTGAGGCTGTGCTAGTTTTCTTGTGTTGCTGGAATTTCGGAACAATTTTGGGTATGACGAATTGATTTTGAGACTGTGTTGGTTTTCTTGTGTTTACTGGAATTTCGGGATGGTTTTGGCTATGTCGAGCTGATTTCGAAGTTGAGTTGGGTTTCTTGTGTTGCTGGTATTTCAGGATAGTTTTGGAAATGTTGAGTTCATTCTTAAGTTGTGATGGTTTGTTTGTGACGCTGGAATTAAGGACAGTTTTGGATACGATgttttggatttaatttagtgATGGATTTGTTTCCCTTGCGATGCTGGAATTTGGAGAACGAGTTTTAGGAAAATGGAACTTAGGGTGGTTTGGGTTGATGTACTTCCAGGGATTTCTTAGGATTCAAAGATCGTGTTTGCACTATTGTAGTTATATGCACATCTTTATATGCATATGTTAGGATTACGCTCTGGTATGAATATTTAATTACTTTTATGTAGTAAATGATAGTCATGTTTATTTAGCTTTATTTAATTAATGATATTCATGCTTACCGAACTCATGCAAGTGATGGAATGAATGTTTAGCTAAGTTGGGTAGTAAATGATAATTCATGTTCATTTAGTTTTATCTAGTTAATGATAGTCATGCTTAACGGGCTCATGTAGTTACAATATACATGCCTATGTGAGCTTGAATTAATTGAATGGTATGTATGCTTGtttaatgatgaaaaaaaaacaacaacaataatgatGAGGACTAATGGTAATTCTGTGAGGGCCAAGGCTCCAGAGGGATCTCGTTTACGGGACAAGACCCAGAGGGATCCCAATACCAGATTTTCATATATGGCCACGACTCACTGACGAGAGTTGCTGATGCTCCGCCACTTGGTATCATGATTATACAGATTGATCAATCGAATAAAGGATGAAGGATATATAATGAAAAAACAGATAATGTTGCATAAtaggatgattttttttaaagtatacGTGAATTGTTGTATTAAAAGCTGATGCTCCATAGTAGATGCCTTTATTTATTATTCTTCTTTCTCTTTGATTAATTTACTTGCACTTCGACAAGAAATATCAAGTAAGGGAAGATTTAGGGATGCATGCGATGGTATATGGAATTTACGCTATTGCGGTTTTGAGGTGCTGAGTTAGACTCACGAGGTTTGATTTTGTGGTAGGTGAAAGAACTGACGATGTTGGAGGCTCGGACTCTTGATCGGACTGGGCTGGACAGTACATTCCCAAGGACCTTATAATTCCGCATTAAGAATGAATAAACAGTGATTATGATGAAGAAAGAATAAAGTAGTATCGAGTATAGTTGTTCTAAGATGGTTGTCTAAGTTTAGGAACTTTTTTTTTCATGGTACCTGTAATGGATTTAAGTGTAGGAGTATGGTTTATTAATTGCAAAcaatatttcttatttttattggatatgtttaaaaaaaaattgggtcgtttcagttggtatcagagtaaggatcTTGTAAGGGATGCGTACTGCCAGTTCTGGGAGGTTCACGAGCCGAGCCTCAAGTCTGTGAGTTATTaccattttaaaatatatatgctGGATTATATGCTTTCATGATATAAAAGTTAGGcggttaaatattttaaataggtGCACAATGGTTATGAATAGGATGATATGTACAGGTATGCCGCCAAGACGAGTCTATCAAAGGCGTAGGGAGAATGGTCGTGATGGGGGAGAACGTGAGGAGGAGAGACATGCGGCGCCCGATCCCCCATCTCCGCTACCAGATGCTACTACTCGTATACTGGAAGGAATGACTCGACTCTTGGAGCAGCATACCGGTAATGCCCATAGGGGGCGACAGGAAGATGTGTATGTGCAATTCAGGAGGATGGACCCTAAGGATTTCGTTGGCACTACCGATCCCTTTGTAGCTGAGGGGTGGATCCGATCCTTAGAGGTGATATTCCGATACATGGATATGGCTGACAAAGACAGAGTCCGATGTGCTATATATCTGCTGAAGGATGATGCTTCTCTATGGTGGGAGGGAGCTGAAAAGGGGGTTAATCAGGATATCCTGACCTGGGAGGAGTTCAAGAGGATCTTCTACGAAAAATACTTCACCGCTAACGTGAGATCGAGATTGAAGAGGGAGTTTATGAGTCTCTGGCAGGGAGACCTGCATGTTGTTGATGAGTTTGTCAAGAAGTTTGATAGAGGATGTCATTTTGTGCCCTTAATCGCAAATGATGCTAATGAAAAATTGAGGCACTTTTTGGATGGTCTCAGGCCTACCATCCGTCGGGGCGTTCTGTTGGCTGATTCAATTGAATATAAAGATGTTGTCACTAGAGCTTATAGAGCTGAGCAATCTTTAAAGGGCATCGAATGGGAGGTGCAGAGGAAGAGACCCCctccacaacaacaacaacaacataatAAGTTATACACTGGACCTCAGAAAGGACAGGGACGATTGAAGCCTCAAGGGAGCACAAAGCAACAATCACAGGGAGCAACTACCTCAAAGACAGAGGAAAAATCATTGTGCTGGGAGTGTAATCGCCAACACTACGGTCAATGTCTGTGGGGTACCTACAAGTGCTTTAAATGCGGAGGGGATGGACACAAAGCTAAGGAATGTCTAAAACTGCAAGAACCTATGGCAGGACGGGTCTTTGTGATGCATGCCAAGGAAGCGGAGTCAGACACTACGCTTGTTACAGGTAACTCGACTAATTTCATGTACTTATTGCCTAGTGTGTAAATGTTAAGCATGGGTGATTAGAATTGCATGTCTCAAGACAAGAGATATAGGGTACCAAACATAAATGGAAGTATTCGAAACTTTTAAAAGGGGTAATGGGTTTTCGGGAATTGTAAGCTTAAATGGATATAATGGTATGGTTGTCACAGGTAGGATATCTATCGCGGGTGTAACTACATACGCCTTGCTAGATTCGGGAGCTACACACTCATTAATATCGGAGACCTTCGTAAAGCGACTAGGGATCTTACCGAGGGACATGGGGAATGGATTCAGAGTCACCGGACCCTCTGGCGAGCAGATGTTATCCACCAAGATGGCAAAAGACACGGAGCATAGACTACAGGAGCATGTGATTCAGGCGGACCTCATAGTGTTGCCAATGCCTGAGTTCGATATTATTCTGGGAATGGATTGGTTATCACAGAATGGAGCTTCGATCGATTTCCGACAAAGGTCGATATCCGTTCGACCATCCCACGACGAGTCGTTCATTTTTTAGGTAGCTTATGAGGAGGGGCTGCCAAGGATTTCTAGCCAATGTCGTTTCGATGCCAGATGCAGTCAACCAGAAGATGGAGGACGTCGAAGTCATGCGAGAATTTCCTAGCGTATTTCCTGAGGATGTCTCTGCATTCCTCTGGAAAGGGAGGTGGAGTTTTCCATCGAGCTGATGTCGGTTACGGTGCTAATCTTTAAGGCATTGTATCGTCTCGCTCCGGCAGAAATGAAAGAACTAAAGGAGCAGATTCA contains:
- the LOC122010202 gene encoding uncharacterized protein LOC122010202, with protein sequence MPPRRVYQRRRENGRDGGEREEERHAAPDPPSPLPDATTRILEGMTRLLEQHTGNAHRGRQEDVYVQFRRMDPKDFVGTTDPFVAEGWIRSLEVIFRYMDMADKDRVRCAIYLLKDDASLWWEGAEKGVNQDILTWEEFKRIFYEKYFTANVRSRLKREFMSLWQGDLHVVDEFVKKFDRGCHFVPLIANDANEKLRHFLDGLRPTIRRGVLLADSIEYKDVVTRAYRAEQSLKGIEWEVQRKRPPPQQQQQHNKLYTGPQKGQGRLKPQGSTKQQSQGATTSKTEEKSLCWECNRQHYGQCLWGTYKCFKCGGDGHKAKECLKLQEPMAGRVFVMHAKEAESDTTLVTGNSTNFMYLLPSV